Proteins encoded together in one Carya illinoinensis cultivar Pawnee chromosome 3, C.illinoinensisPawnee_v1, whole genome shotgun sequence window:
- the LOC122304695 gene encoding uncharacterized protein LOC122304695 has protein sequence MEVEPEAPERVLDILIYLDANEVPEDLWEAKIRNRAARYTMVDDILYRRGYSTPLLRCTLFEEAQYVLAVMQVGYYWSPTLKDADEYVCKCTKCQEYSRVPHHPLEELILITMSWWVPSP, from the coding sequence ATGGAGGTTGAACCAGAAGCACCAGAGCGTGTGCTGGACATTCTCATATATTTGGACGCCAATGAGGTGCCTGAAGACTTGTGGGAAGCAAAAATTAGGAACAGAGCAGCACGATACACTATGGTCGATGACATCCTGTATAGAAGGGGGTATTCCACACCCCTTTTGAGGTGCACCTTGTTCGAGGAGGCCCAATACGTATTAGCAGTGATGCAGGTAGGGTACTACTGGTCGCCCACCCTTAAGGATGCCGACGAATACGTGTGCAAGTGCACAAAGTGCCAAGAGTATTCTAGAGTACCCCATCACCCATTGGAAGAACTGATATTGATCACCATGTCTTGGTGGGTCCCCTCCCCCTAG